Proteins from a single region of Oncorhynchus tshawytscha isolate Ot180627B linkage group LG03, Otsh_v2.0, whole genome shotgun sequence:
- the LOC112239893 gene encoding collagen alpha-6(VI) chain-like isoform X2: MEGTQGLLAIFTIATCFLVNGAQKTECLNATVADIVFLVDGSTSISPTNFQEVRRFLHSFIEGLDIGADKVRVGLAQFSNEIQKQFHLGEHTDQRALLEQVDGLVQLEGGTATGKAITVLREEFFTKANGSRADQRVPQIAVVLTDGESADNVTLPAKALRQQGVIVFAIGVGAANITELKDIANRPHEHFVVNIEHFQALQTLSQGLLQTVCVSIKNQRMALIPKFSDIFFLVDSNMMQADFQLVRTLLMRLVNQLNPSTKTMRLGLAQFAQDTKVEFLLNTHNTKEEYLAALRKFRLPLRPNRSRHLGNALEYARAHFFTTASGGRNEQGYRQFLVTVTGGDSKDNVMKVARTIKSEGTTIVSIGLGESTLPELKLMATSPFFYQTTSITSVLKTVFETEEVVTVTDDCSEASLADIVFIVDESSSNSTANFQLVRGFIYKIVDGLDIDFNRVRVGIVLYSNKASAQVYLNSFREKTNILQFIKILPYRRGLTYTGEALEYAREKMFIKERGSRKEQGVQQVAIVITGKSQDNVTSHAAALRRAGVTVYAVGIKDADENELRQIASDPPNKHVLHVDSFAKLKTLEKSLKKSVCYNILKKAVKDNARTYTAKQSCLQTDEADMFFLIDHSGSIEYPDFADMKTFINKFINTFHIGPHHVRVGVVKFSDTPALEFDLTTYPDKPSVEKAVDGIMQLGGGTKTGLALNSMGPHFDRAKATRSNKVREYLIVITDGESEDSVKDQAAKLRAQGITIYAIGVKLANDTQLLEIAGSQEKKFFVNNFDSLKPIKNDIITDICSPDICNDMKGDVLFLIDSSGSINNPDFQKMKVFMQSIINKSDIGLDKVHVGIIQFSTSQQVIFPLNKHNDKEGMLQDLQTMQQIGGGTHTGKALSYTSQFFDPPKGGRTNVKQFLIVVTDGEAQDEVMSPAKKLQDKGVIIYAIGVVNANNTQLLEISGAQERVYSERDFDALKALDSQLALAICDPERECVRTEIADIIFLVDGSTSISSDNFDIMKNFMMSVVNETSVGEKQTRYGLIVFSDNPESKFTLNEYKSKRDVNSAIAKLREPSGDTYTGKALKYSLGYFGAQYGGRKALNVPQWLMVITDGEATDPYSLAGPAKELRDNGIIVYSIGVVGANKQELELMAGDTNKVFFVDDFHKLDTLHKNISFEFCQTSKPVCEKTQGDLVLLIDSSGSISTTDFTIMKKFATDLVSSFNIAEQSFRVGVAQFSSDPKKEFFLNEYYTEAEVNNQINNMMQIRYTTNIGKALDYVRTEYFQPARGSRINAKVSQNLVVITDGRSDDDVVDAAEKLKAMNIEVFAIGIGKDHKPVELGQITLNPERVFSVQDFASLDKIKKKVVDTICSSKVPDTQACCTIDIAMGFDITRRATTQGLFDGQAQLQAFLPQIIRYVSNLKGLCCVAGDGSIETNIGFRVVEQDGKVLYDYNFEKYDEKIVEKVMALQTSQTTYFNSFLLRSFSDKFQKSNAGVKVLVIFSDGLDDDVMKLEQESELLRTKGKGINALLTVALEGIQNANLLQKVEFGRGFGYKQPLNIGMHNLGNTLLTQIDTVAERECCNVMCKCTGHEGIRGNRGHPGTKGQPGLKGHPGFPGEDGGIGERGPPGPTGPQGLQGCSGRRGVKGSRAYRGDRGDDGDHGLDGVDGEQGLIGTAGAAGERGNPGRPGNSGLIGEPGVKGQRGLRGDPGDSGVDSIVAGPKGGRGNPGLPGDSGEEGSRAESGIVGNPGPQGRRGLPGPNGTPGDPGDVGLQGIPGPSGPQGIRGDLGQPGPRGLQGLPGPQGTPGTMGGKGSTGRRGMNGQKGQPGDLGVNGALGTLGPRGMPGLDGSDGHGPPGPQGMKGEPGFHGYPGLQGESGDFGVKGGPGPKGNRGRGGNSGRSGESGDPGSIGPPGHIGSRGRPGERAMSECQLTTYIRDNCACSQGQAACPAYPTELVFALDMSQDVEPATFERMRSALLSILDDVAIAESNCPTGARVAVVSYSANTKYLIRFQDYQRKPELLEAIQNIALERTSNQRHLGEAMRFVGRHVFKRTRKALTMRKVAVFFTNGPSVDSAAIVTAAMEFKALNIAPAVIAMRNSPDVQRAFEADDTGSFILVRLVDRSQDQNAVLTRIKNCVICYDHCKPAQGCDFTDAQRPLVVDMDLTLVVDGSREIRADQYAGVQELLGSVVKQVAWSPKPSVADGRARVALLQTSGSLLPQTSQAVKVEFDLQKYHNHIGLQTHLRSMQQQGGVSSLGQTLEYALSKVFLKATRPRKSRVVLAVVGSRQPTGTRPSWPTFPRRPSVRAFPCL; this comes from the exons ATGGAGGGGACACAGGGCCTCCTGGCCATCTTCACCATAGCAACATGTTTTCTGGTTAACGGAGCACAAAAAACAG AGTGCCTCAACGCCACAGTGGCTGACATTGTGTTCCTTGTGGATGGCTCCACCAGCATCAGCCCTACAAACTTCCAGGAGGTTCGGAGGTTTCTCCACAGCTTCATCGAGGGGCTGGATATCGGAGCGGACAAGGTTCGCGTAGGACTGGCCCAGTTCAGTAATGAGATCCAGAAGCAATTCCATTTGGGGGAACATACGGACCAAAGGGCCCTACTGGAGCAAGTGGACGGGCTTGTACAGCTCGAGGGAGGCACAGCCACCGGCAAAGCCATTACTGTCCTTCGGGAAGAGTTTTTCACCAAGGCCAACGGTAGCCGCGCTGATCAGAGGGTGCCTCAGATTGCTGTGGTGCTCACCGATGGGGAGTCTGCGGACAACGTAACGCTGCCAGCCAAGGCGCTAAGGCAGCAAGGGGTCATTGTGTTTGCTATTGGAGTTGGGGCAGCCAACATCACCGAGCTGAAGGATATCGCTAACAGGCCCCATGAGCATTTCGTGGTCAACATAGAACATTTCCAGGCCCTACAAACACTTTCTCAGGGTCTGCTGCAGACTGTCTGTGTCTCCATCAAGAACCAGAGGATGG CTCTAATCCCAAAGTTCTCTGATATCTTCTTCCTGGTGGACAGCAATATGATGCAGGCAGACTTCCAGCTGGTCAGAACCCTTCTGATGCGACTGGTCAACCAACTCAACCCGAGCACTAAAACGATGCGCCTGGGTCTGGCCCAGTTTGCCCAGGACACCAAGGTGGAGTTCTTACTGAACACCCACAACACCAAGGAAGAGTACTTGGCAGCTCTTAGGAAATTCAGGCTGCCGCTGCGTCCCAACAGGTCTCGTCACCTGGGCAATGCCCTGGAATACGCCCGTGCACACTTCTTCACCACAGCGTCTGGTGGCCGTAATGAACAAGGCTACCGGCAGTTTCTAGTCACGGTGACAGGGGGGGATTCGAAGGATAACGTGATGAAGGTGGCACGTACTATCAAATCTGAAGGGACAACCATTGTGTCTATCGGGTTGGGTGAATCTACACTTCCAGAGCTAAAGTTAATGGCCACCTCGCCATTCTTTTACCAGACTACATCCATCACCTCTGTGCTAAAGACTGTCTTTGAGACTGAAGAGGTGGTCACTGTGACTGACG ATTGCAGTGAAGCTTCACTGGCTGACATTGTGTTTATAGTTGATGAGTCTTCGAGCAATAGTACTGCAAACTTCCAGCTGGTTCGTGGATTCATCTACAAGATAGTAGACGGCCTAGATATAGACTTCAACAGGGTGAGGGTGGGCATCGTCCTCTATAGCAACAAGGCCTCGGCCCAGGTCTACCTCAACTCCTTCCGAGAAAAAACAAATATCCTTCAGTTCATCAAGATCCTGCCCTACCGTCGCGGTCTCACATACACTGGCGAGGCCCTGGAGTATGCCAGGGAGAAGATGTTTATCAAGGAGAGGGGCAGCCGGAAAGAACAGGGGGTGCAGCAGGTGGCGATAGTCATCACCGGAAAGTCCCAGGACAACGTAACTTCTCATGCCGCTGCACTGCGCAGAGCTGGTGTCACTGTCTATGCAGTGGGGATCAAGGATGCTGACGAGAACGAGCTGAGACAGATCGCTTCAGATCCCCCTAACAAGCACGTATTGCATGTGGACAGCTTTgccaagctcaagaccctggagAAGAGCCTGAAGAAGAGTGTGTGCTACAATATCCTTAAAAAAGCAGTCAAAGACAACGCAAGGACATACACTGCCAAGCAAA GCTGTTTGCAGACAGATGAAGCAGACATGTTCTTCCTGATCGACCACTCAGGGAGTATTGAATATCCAGACTTTGCTGACATGAAGACATTTATTAACAAATTCATAAACACATTCCACATCGGACCGCATCATGTCCGCGTGGGTGTGGTAAAGTTCTCTGATACACCAGCTCTTGAGTTTGATTTGACAACCTACCCTGACAAACCTTCAGTGGAGAAAGCAGTGGATGGTATCATGCAACTTGGAGGCGGGACAAAGACCGGATTAGCGCTGAACTCTATGGGTCCCCACTTTGATCGGGCTAAGGCCACCCGTAGTAACAAAGTTCGTGAGTACCTCATTGTCATCACAGACGGAGAGTCTGAAGACAGCGTGAAGGATCAAGCAGCAAAGCTGAGGGCGCAGGGCATCACCATATATGCCATTGGCGTGAAGCTAGCTAACGATACACAGCTGCTGGAGATTGCTGGCAGCCAAGAGAAGAAGTTCTTTGTCAACAACTTTGACTCTCTGAAACCAATAAAAAATGACATCATCACAGATATCTGCTCCCCTGATA TTTGCAACGACATGAAGGGGGACGTCCTCTTCTTGATCGACAGCTCAGGTAGCATCAACAACCCAGACTTCCAGAAGATGAAGGTCTTCATGCAATCCATCATCAACAAATCTGACATAGGCCTGGATAAAGTGCACGTGGGCATCATACAGTTCAGCACCAGCCAACAGGTCATCTTCCCTCTCAACAAGCATAACGATAAGGAAGGCATGTTGCAGGATTTACAAACGATGCAACAGATAGGCGGGGGCACACACACCGGCAAAGCCCTGTCCTACACATCGCAGTTCTTTGACCCACCGAAAGGAGGGCGCACTAACGTGAAGCAGTTCCTGATTGTCGTAACCGATGGTGAGGCGCAGGATGAGGTCATGTCTCCTGCCAAGAAACTTCAAGACAAGGGTGTGATCATCTACGCTATTGGGGTGGTCAATGCCAACAATACACAGTTACTGGAGATCAGTGGCGCACAGGAGAGGGTCTACTCCGAGAGGGACTTTGATGCACTCAAGGCTTTGGATAGCCAACTGGCATTGGCAATCTGTGATCCGGAGAGAG AGTGTGTGAGGACGGAGATCGCAGACATTATTTTCTTGGTGGACGGCTCCACCAGCATCAGCTCAGATAATTTTGACATAATGAAAAACTTCATGATGTCCGTGGTCAATGAAACCTCTGTTGGGGAGAAGCAGACACGCTATGGTCTGATTGTCTTTTCAGACAACCCCGAGTCTAAATTCACACTCAACGAATACAAATCTAAGCGAGACGTCAATAGTGCCATCGCAAAGCTTAGAGAGCCCAGTGGAGACACCTACACTGGAAAGGCACTCAAGTATTCCTTGGGTTATTTTGGTGCACAGTACGGCGGGCGAAAGGCCCTAAATGTTCCCCAGTGGTTGATGGTGATCACAGATGGTGAGGCTACTGACCCCTATAGCCTAGCTGGGCCAGCCAAGGAGCTACGGGACAATGGGATCATAGTCTATAGCATCGGAGTGGTTGGAGCAAATAAGCAAGAGCTTGAGCTCATGGCAGGGGACACGAATAAGGTTTTCTTTGTGGATGACTTCCATAAACTAGACACACTGCACAAAAATATTTCCTTTGAATTCTGCCAAACGAGCAAACCAG tCTGTGAAAAAACGCAGGGGGATCTGGTCCTGTTGATTGACAGCTCAGGGAGCATCAGCACCACCGACTTCACTATCATGAAGAAGTTTGCCACAGACCTTGTTTCCAGCTTCAACATTGCAGAGCAGTCCTTCCGGGTGGGAGTCGCCCAGTTCAGCAGTGATCCTAAAAAGGAGTTCTTCTTGAATGAGTATTACACAGAAGCAGAGGTGAACAACCAGATAAACAATATGATGCAGATTAGGTACACAACGAACATCGGAAAGGCCCTGGACTACGTCCGTACAGAGTACTTCCAACCAGCTAGAGGGAGCCGTATCAATGCCAAGGTCTCTCAGAACCTGGTTGTGATCACTGACGGACGTTCAGATGACGATGTTGTTGATGCAGCAGAGAAGCTCAAGGCCATGAACATTGAGGTGTTTGCCATCGGTATCGGGAAAGACCACAAACCTGTTGAGCTTGGGCAAATCACTCTCAACCCGGAAAGGGTCTTCTCTGTGCAGGACTTTGCCAGCCTGGACAAGATCAAAAAGAAGGTGGTGGATACTATATGCTCCTCCAAGGTACCAGACACTCAAGCGT GCTGCACCATAGACATTGCCATGGGGTTCGATATTACACGCAGGGCCACCACCCAGGGGCTCTTCGATGGCCAAGCCCAGCTACAGGCCTTCCTGCCACAGATCATCCGCTATGTGTCCAACCTGAAGGGCCTGTGCTGCGTGGCGGGAGATGGTTCCATTGAGACTAACATTGGCTTCCGCGTGGTGGAGCAGGACGGAAAGGTTCTCTACGACTACAACTTCGAGAAGTACGACGAGAAAATTGTGGAGAAGGTTATGGCCCTGCAGACCTCCCAGACAACATACTTCAACTCCTTCCTCCTGCGCTCCTTCAGTGATAAGTTCCAGAAATCTAATGCTGGCGTGAAG GTGCTGGTGATCTTCTCAGACGGACTCGATGATGACGTGATGAAACTGGAGCAAGAGTCGGAACTTCTCCGCACTAAAG GAAAAGGTATCAACGCCCTGCTTACAGTCGCCCTAGAAGGGATCCAAAATGCCAACCTTCTTCAGAAGGTGGAGTTTGGGCGAGGATTTGGCTACAAGCAGCCGCTCAACATTGGCATGCACAATTTGGGAAACACCCTGTTGACACAAATA GACACAGTGGCTGAGAGGGAGTGCTGCAATGTGATGTGTAAGTGCACCGGACATGAGGGTATCCGTGGCAACAGAGGACACCCAGGGACAAAG GGTCAGCCAGGACTGAAAGGACACCCTGGCTTCCCTGGCGAGGATGGGGGGATT GGCGAGAGAGGTCCACCAGGTCCCACTGGCCCACAGGGACTACAGGGCTGTTCTGGGAGGAGAGGCGTCAAG GGCTCAAGAGCCTACAGAGGGGACAGG GGTGATGATGGAGACCATGGCCTTGATGGGGTTGATGGTGAACAGGGTCTGATTGGAACAGCTGGagctgcaggagagagaggaaacccaGGAAGACCA GGCAACAGCGGCCTCATAGGAGAGCCAGGAGTGAAGGGGCAGCGTGGACTTAGAGGTGACCCT GGAGACTCTGGAGTGGACAGCATTGTCGCGGGTCCCAAAGGAGGAAGGGGAAACCCAGGACTACCG GGAGACTCAGGAGAAGAGGGCAGTCGAGCAGAAAGTGGAATCGTTGGAAACCCA GGTCCTCAAGGAAGAAGAGGTCTCCCTGGTCCAAAT ggaaCACCAGGGGATCCAGGAGATGTAGGCCTCCAAGGAATTCCTGGCCCTTCTGGACCACAG GGTATAAGAGGAGACTTGGGCCAGCCCGGACCCAGGGGCCTGCAGGGTTTACCTGGACCTCAG GGCACACCTGGAACTATGGGTGGCAAAGGATCAACAGGAAGACGAGGGATGAATGGACAGAAG GGCCAACCTGGGGACCTCGGAGTCAACGGAGCCCTTGGAACACTTGGGCCAAGAGGGATGCCG GGTCTTGATGGCAGTGACGGCCATGGGCCTCCCGGACCCCAGGGAATGAAG GGAGAGCCTGGTTTCCATGGTTACCCTGGATTACAG GGTGAAAGTGGTGATTTTGGAGTCAAAGGAGGTCCAGGCCCCAAAGGAAACCGAGGCAGAGGG GGGAACTCGGGCAGATCGGGTGAGTCAGGAGATCCCGGATCCATTGGACCACCTGGACACATT GGCTCTAGAGGCAGACCAGGAGAGAGAGCCATGTCT GAATGCCAGCTGACCACCTATATCCGTGATAACTGTG CATGCTCTCAAG GCCAGGCAGCGTGCCCAGCCTACCCCACAGAGCTGGTCTTTGCTCTGGATATGTCACAGGATGTGGAGCCTGCCACGTTTGAGAGGATGCGCTCCGCTCTCCTCTCCATATTGGATGACGTTGCCATCGCCGAGAGCAACTGCCCGACGGGTGCACGCGTTGCCGTGGTATCCTATAGTGCCAACACCAAGTACCTGATCCGATTCCAGGACTACCAACGCAAGCCGGAGTTGTTGGAGGCCATCCAAAACATTGCACTGGAACGAACGTCCAACCAGCGCCATCTTGGGGAGGCCATGCGCTTTGTGGGGCGCCATGTCTTCAAGCGAACCCGTAAAGCGTTGACGATGAGGAAGGTGGCAGTGTTCTTCACCAACGGGCCCTCTGTGGACAGCGCTGCCATCGTCACGGCCGCCATGGAGTTCAAGGCCCTGAACATTGCTCCTGCTGTCATCGCCATGAGGAACTCCCCCGATGTTCAACGGGCTTTTGAG GCTGATGACACGGGCAGCTTCATCCTTGTTCGGCTGGTGGATAGGTCACAGGACCAAAATGCTGTGCTGACAAGAATAAAAAATTGCGTCATCTGCTACG ACCACTGTAAACCAGCCCAGGGGTGTGATTTTACTGACGCTCAGCGGCCCCTGGTGGTGGATATGGACCTGACCCTGGTGGTGGACGGTTCAAGGGAGATCCGGGCCGATCAGTACGCTGGCGTCCAGGAGCTTCTGGGCTCAGTGGTGAAGCAGGTAGCCTGGAGCCCCAAACCCAGCGTGGCTGACGGCCGGGCCAGAGTGGCCCTTCTCCAGACCAGTGGTTCTCTGCTCCCCCAGACTTCCCAGGCCGTCAAGGTAGAGTTTGACCTGCAGAAGTACCACAACCACATTGGTCTACAGACACACCTGAGGAGCATGCAGCAGCAGGGAGGAGTGTCGTCTCTGGGGCAGACCCTGGAGTACGCTCTGAGCAAGGTGTTCCTCAAGGCCACCAGGCCCAGGAAGAGTAGAGTGGTGCTGGCTGTGGTGGGGTCGAGACAGCCCACTGGGACCAGGCCAAGCTGGCCTACATTTCCCAGAAGGCCAAGTGTCAGGGCGTTTCCCTGTTTGTGA